The genome window ATGGACGAAAACCTGAAAAAGCACGGAGTTGAATTAGCCCTGGGTGAAAAAGTCGTCGAAATCAAGGGTCAGGGCAAGGTACAAAGTGTTGTCACCGATAAGCGGGAAATCGCAACCGATATGGTTGTCCTGTGCATTGGTTTCCGCCCGAATACCGACCTGGCTAAAGATACGCTCAAGACCTTCCGCAACGGCGCTTATCTGGTAAACCGCAAACAGGAAACCTCGGTACCCGATGTTTATGCCATCGGTGACTGTGCAACGGTTTTTGATAACTCGATTCAGGATTCCAACTATATCGCTCTGGCTACTAATTCCGTTCGTTCCGGCTTAGTAGCGGCTTATAATATTTCCGGTCTGCCGGTAGAAAGCATCGGCGTACAGGGCTCAAACGGAATTTCCATTTACGGCCTGAACATGGTATCGACCGGCTTATCGGTGCGCAAAGCCGAAATGCTGGGGCTGGAAGTGGAATATACCGATTTTAAGGATTTGCAAAAACCGGAATTTATGGATCCGGCCAAGCATAACAATCCGGAAGTCCAAATTCGGATTGTATATGATAAGAAAAGCCGGGTAGTTTTGGGAGCGCAAATGGCTTCTACCTATGATTTGTCAATGGGCATTCATATGTTCTCTCTGGCCATTCAGGAACATGTAACCATTGACCGGATTAAGCTGCTGGATATCTTCTTCCTGCCTCACTTCAACAAGCCGTATAACTATATCACCATGGCGGCTCTGGGCGCGAAATAATAAAACCGGTGGCCGTCTGACAGCAGGCACTGCCTGTTTGCAGTTCCGGCAAATCATTTAAAAACAGCGAAAAAGGACTGAATCCTGTCTACAGAGCTCAGTCCTTTTCCTATTTCACGAATTCGCCAAAACCAATCTGGCCGCAGCTCCCGGCCGGTCATATTTAAATATTACTCGCCAACAATCTAAAGCCCGGTAATATCTTAGCGTGTCGCCCGATGATATTCTAAAGTATTGCCCGGCAATAATCCACAGTTTAGTTTTCAGCCAACCGGTTTAAAACTGCGTCAATATCCTCATTTATGCAAATCGCCCTTTCCTCCATCTCTTCCGGTGCAAAGGCTTCGCCCAAATTAACACAGGCGTACTTTGCCTGCGGCTGCTGCGCCGTCATCTTCCAAAAACTGTATTTAATAATACCAGGCGTATTCATGCCCGTACCCAATTCCCAAAACAGTATCCTTTTGTCCTTGTTTTGCTGTAAAAACGCAAGGTAACTTTCCGATGCCCGCTCCCAGCCCTTGTCCTGGACAAAGGTATCGTCAGCCCGCAGATTCATGCTCATCGGCCGGCCGCATTTGGGGCAATGAGGAATCAAAGCAGACGGCACTGTCATTTTCGGCGCGCTCCCGGCCGGCAGCAGCAAATCACCGTTTTCACCTGTCGTAAAGCCCTGGGCTTTCACCATTTGCCGAATCGTTTCTGCATTATCATAAGTTGCCAGGTGACAGGGCTGACTGCACTGAAATAAGCCGTAATCGCCCTGGGTATAAAACAGGCGCCGCTTGTCAAAGCCCGCTTTTTGGAACTGATGATCGACATTAGTGGTAATGACAAAGGAATCCTTATCCCGGACTAATGCCAAGAGTTTATCATAAACCGGCTTCGGTGCCGCCGTATAACGGTTGATGTAAATATACCGGCTCCAATACGCCCAATGCTCCTCTAAACTGTCATACGGATAAAACCCGCCGGAATACATATCGGTAAACGGATACTTCGCGGCAAAATCGCCGAAGTACCTATCAAAGCGCGCACCGCTGTAGGTAAACCCGGCAGAAGTGGACAAACCCGCTCCGGCACCGATGACAATGACTTCCGCCTGATTTAATTCTTCCTTCAATCGTTTGATACTTTCTTCTTTCTGCTGTTTTTTGGTTATTTTTCCGCTGAACATATTTTTCCCACTTTCTGGTTGCTTGGTTTTATTATTCTTGACTCCCTTTTCCCTGCCTCAGCGCCGCGGGTTCGGCCCAATCGAGAAAATTATGCCAAGCAGAATGCCACAGGCGTTCTGCGAACAGCACAAGCGAAAAGACGAAGTCTTTTTCGCGAACAAGAACTCCCGATATTTTCGCGGCCGAGACTTCTTTTTGCTTTTATGCTTCGGTCAGACCCGCGCTGACCGCGTAAACCGTGTCCTTTTCATAGGCGATCGCGTATAAAGTGTCCTCCGCTATGATCATCTGCTGGGATACCGGTATTTGATACGGACCAAACTCAATCGTTTTAAATAAAGCGCCGTCTTGGCGACGCAATAAAACAGGCTTATGTTTCTCACCGGACAGTACGACATACTCTTTGTAAAAGATAAAGTTGGAGGTGCCTTTGCTGTTATAACTATAGACTATATTGCCGTCCGCCAGATTCACCGCAAAAAACCTACCGCCGTTGCCATCGGTCCCCAAATAGAGGATGCCGTTTTCTGCTTTTACTTCTGTATATAAGTAAGCGCCAAGCCTGGTTTTCCACATGATTTGCCCGGAGCGGCGGTTCCGGCAGGCCATGATAAAAGGCGAATGCATATAGACT of Lachnospiraceae bacterium oral taxon 500 contains these proteins:
- a CDS encoding NADH oxidase, which produces MSKIIVIGANHAGTAAIRTMLTLNKDNQVVVFDQNSNISFLGCGMALWIGGQIDSGDGLFYSNKTELESMGATVHMETPVDRIDFEKKIVYATGKDGHKYEESYDKLVLATGSLPILPNIPGKELENVQQVKLYQHAQTVIEKLKNPDIKHVTVVGAGYIGVELAEAFERHNKKVTLIDVLESTLGTYYDKEFTALMDENLKKHGVELALGEKVVEIKGQGKVQSVVTDKREIATDMVVLCIGFRPNTDLAKDTLKTFRNGAYLVNRKQETSVPDVYAIGDCATVFDNSIQDSNYIALATNSVRSGLVAAYNISGLPVESIGVQGSNGISIYGLNMVSTGLSVRKAEMLGLEVEYTDFKDLQKPEFMDPAKHNNPEVQIRIVYDKKSRVVLGAQMASTYDLSMGIHMFSLAIQEHVTIDRIKLLDIFFLPHFNKPYNYITMAALGAK
- a CDS encoding Sir2 silent information regulator family NAD-dependent deacetylase, whose protein sequence is MFSGKITKKQQKEESIKRLKEELNQAEVIVIGAGAGLSTSAGFTYSGARFDRYFGDFAAKYPFTDMYSGGFYPYDSLEEHWAYWSRYIYINRYTAAPKPVYDKLLALVRDKDSFVITTNVDHQFQKAGFDKRRLFYTQGDYGLFQCSQPCHLATYDNAETIRQMVKAQGFTTGENGDLLLPAGSAPKMTVPSALIPHCPKCGRPMSMNLRADDTFVQDKGWERASESYLAFLQQNKDKRILFWELGTGMNTPGIIKYSFWKMTAQQPQAKYACVNLGEAFAPEEMEERAICINEDIDAVLNRLAEN